A genomic segment from Papilio machaon chromosome 10, ilPapMach1.1, whole genome shotgun sequence encodes:
- the LOC106718081 gene encoding transmembrane protein 104 homolog gives MLRRLLGVRRLFRMPVTETGDQYSVWVGLIYIFNLIVGTGALTLPAAFARAGWGLSTISLLFLAFMSFMNATYVIETLACANAVFKWKRLQFIKRNSIQDHESDEEPSSSQHHYGELEDPLVCGESIPSRYYSLDKRVELGEMANLFLNKSGRTMFYCTLCVYLYGDLSIYSAAVAKSMMDIVCSTVPANASNTTDWDALPCFNVSSTAPDAYTRLDCYRVALLTFFAVTGPFIFSNVQKTKYLQLFTSGMRWLAFAIMISMAIYLLIGHGPQGKPPAFDFTGMPTLFGACVYSFMCHHSLPGLISPIRGKNRLGLHLALDYALISIFYLLLAFTGAFAFAKLSDLYTLNFVPTDNENIILEIVEYFLALFPVFTLSTSFPIIAITLRNNLQSLFLDTTRLESYNIILRKLLFPIITVAPPLLLTYFLEDIGILIKFTGSYAGTGIQYLMPTFLVLSARRHCTNLLGLGVVNKYKSPFSHIAWAVFVLLWSFMCIILVSVNIFEKNS, from the exons ATGTTGCGTCGTTTACTAGGTGTAAGAAGATTATTTAGAATGCCTGTAACTGAGACTGGGGATCAATATTCTGTTTGG GTGgggttaatttatatatttaatttgattgtgGGCACTGGAGCTCTTACACTACCTGCTGCATTTGCTAGAGCAGGATGGGGACTCAGTACAATATCTCTTCTCTTTCTTGCATTCATGAGCTTTATGAACGCAACATATGTTATAGAGACTTTGGCATGTGCTAATGCTGTATTTAAATGGAAAAGATTACAATTCATTAAAAGGAATAGT ATCCAAGATCATGAATCAGATGAAGAGCCGAGTTCCTCACAGCACCATTACGGTGAACTGGAGGACCCTCTTGTGTGCGGTGAATCAATCCCCTCCAGATATTACAGTCTGGATAAAAGAGTAGAACTGGGAGAAATGGCAAACCTATTCCTCAATAAAAGTGGACGCACAATGTTTTACTGCACTTTATGTGTATATTTGTATGGAGATCTTTCAATATATTCAGCTGCAGTAGCCAAATCTATGATGGATATTGTATG ttcaaCAGTACCAGCTAATGCAAGCAACACAACAGATTGGGACGCGCTGCCGTGTTTCAATGTGTCGTCCACAGCGCCAGACGCGTACACCCGCCTCGACTGCTACCGGGTCGCGTTGTTGACGTTCTTCGCAGTCACTGGACCATTCATCTTCTCTAATGTGCAGAAGACGAAGTATCTCCAGCTGTTTACATCGGGCATGAGGTGGCTCG CTTTTGCGATTATGATATCAATGGCGATTTACCTGCTTATCGGTCACGGGCCTCAGGGTAAACCTCCGGCCTTCGACTTCACGGGCATGCCCACGCTGTTCGGCGCCTGCGTGTACTCCTTCATGTGCCACCACTCGCTGCCCGGACTCATCAGCCCCATCCGCGGCAAGAACCGCCTCGGCCTCCATCTGGCTCTGGACTACGCCCTCATCAGCATCTTCTACCTCCTTCTAGCCTTCACCGGTGCGTTTGCTTTCGCCAAACTGAGCGATCTATACACTCTCAATTTCGTACCAAcggataatgaaaatataattttagaaatagtCGAATATTTCTTAGCTCTATTTCCCGTGTTCACGCTCTCCACGAGCTTTCCAATTATAGCTATAACccttagaaataatttacaaagtcTGTTTTTGGATACGACGCGTCTAGAatcgtataatattatattgagaAAGTTACTGTTCCCAATAATAACAGTCGCGCCGCCGCTACTGTTGACCTACTTCTTAGAGGATATCGGTATTCTAATTAAGTTTACGGGCTCGTATGCGGGAACCGGTATTCAATATCTGATGCCCACATTTCTAGTGCTTTCTGCGAGACGGCACTGTACAAATTTGTTAGGTCTAGgtgttgttaataaatacaagAGCCCTTTTTCGCACATAGCCTGGGCTGTGTTTGTCTTGCTTTGGTCTTTCATGTGTATTATATTAGTGTCCGTGAATATTTTTGAGAAAAATTCATGA
- the LOC106718011 gene encoding (E3-independent) E2 ubiquitin-conjugating enzyme UBE2O — protein MAGQNPGSPTDFQYFYEDEVYKINNRGQVVFGLVLENYEANSSDQESDIETPIQKGEIRVVWHPSGTERVISEKSVGLADRSLMPGDVVRRLIAGKDTQRGYCRDIVMTAALQIVGTKHVIPSVASERLQPLEEFTPDLAVCLDSWVGTSKAVHSKLRLVSADGSRLEYPDLDSCPLEDYSMRRRRSTPYSSSEFYPGQVVYGPLGTLDSANWLHVTKEMKAARKHKMHDHKFTVEAVVTESVSVHWQCRALSTLVTDSNAPQQPKFLVEGEDLKNLKLLNVFEPCTLQVGDRNFLTIGPEDTFVSKKQWRKHQSKFYRNLRKQSRPVKKPSKTDANSTEHIPSRPKKRASSHRKLKSTDNEMEVDGGDEKLESLDEALKADLNCPSIKIEPSADVTMPVGSSQEDTATEEKNDSGISGLSKSHIRSPEPSKEDSQLLNGDSKVGDSCLNDDDSDNWENTSSDGSDTDSGATWSSRCSSAASQRGKRSPQLAVRLLRGKRLKRTARRAPPAPPPRLGDRVVVETLHTTSRANVVWQDGTIEMGIPSTQLYPIHHLDGQECFPGDFVVSGAANVEENQQLKHREYGVVQRVDHHGRTAIVHWYRTYTSADEPVPQMLNESEMSVYDLKDHPDFQYRPGTVVIRVANFTGEDANCTAGQVIDNFPSGRVKVWWVDGHTSMCWPQDLYKVGEYDSEEGELWGSDASGSEDSWETQSSARDEPRTPDAAPQPPPPTQPPPHAPHAPQLHIHGRRKISLPVLGNSPSEETTPELGNSGTAVVLSSSGVPRLLEPRVAAHIERGRVAMRRLEEMFAKHPTLQSQEIMRKLLNLYKDCRFLDRLMGTSFFHEDHFLGLLERVRERGASTPRAGERRVHEQLARLFTPSETSETAETVETKETDEQDSALDAMIVDDDKTKDQKHTIISANVTLEAMDVESNSLKKPLHLNIEAIQSGSSAVASENTSADNVVGEAGVVSGAGAGAECEAEGGPRNVCYKLCSLIHTQLVKAHAEVSRRRPQELAEFLNNLMKNSNASEEKLPYHFSVQYGALVVSMADQEEKGQAKAVPADAKDNTTATAASPDTKNMLAAEAAPLATAEVEAEVACGVVEAEVDAEGGEGFCVLESAPAAHRFRLSMLQPSEPRSFYSAVKREIKLLKSDLPPGVWVRGFEDRIDLLSVMIAGPSRTPYEGGLFVFDVQLGGEYPRAPPLCHYHSYCSDRLNPNLYEDGKVCVSLLGTWSGRGVEVWGKDSSLLQVIVSLQGLILNAEPYFNEAGYEKQKGTQQGKENSRMYNEMVLLKLVQSMTRMVVSPPEPFREEVLRHMRGAASALCQRLESLVLLSSGASTELPPPEYPLLPASRGFCLTLRSSLDAFRAALRRNDIDVPPSVL, from the exons ATGGCGGGGCAAAATCCAGGCTCTCCTActgattttcaatatttttacgaGGATGAAGTGTATAAAATCAACAATCGCGGCCAAGTCGTATTCGGTCTTGTACTTGAAAACTACGAAGCGAACTCCAGTGATCAGGAGAGCGACATTGAAACACCTATCCAAAAAGGCGAAATTCGTGTTGTGTGGCACCCTTCGGGAACCGAACGAGTTATTTCTGAAAAATCG GTCGGTCTAGCAGACCGTTCGTTGATGCCAGGCGATGTTGTTCGCCGCCTCATAGCTGGAAAGGACACCCAGCGGGGATATTGCCGTGACATAGTGATGACAGCAGCATTGCAGATTGTAGGAACTAAACATGTGATACCCAGTGTTGCCAGTGAAAGACTACAACCGTTAGAAGAATTCACACCCGATCTAGCTGTGTGCCTTGACTCTTGGGTTGGAACATCAAAG gcTGTGCACAGTAAACTTCGTCTCGTGTCAGCTGATGGTTCTCGTCTTGAATACCCAGACCTGGACAGTTGTCCATTGGAGGACTATTCCATGAGGCGACGTCGATCCACCCCTTACTCTTCGTCTGAGTTCTACCCGGGGCAGGTTGTGTATGGGCCCTTGGGAACTCTGGATAGTGCCAATTGGCTCCATGTCACCAAGGAAATGAAAGCTGCGAGGAAACACAAAATGCATGACCATAAg TTCACGGTGGAAGCTGTGGTGACTGAAAGTGTCAGCGTGCACTGGCAGTGCCGTGCGCTTTCCACTCTCGTCACTGACTCCAATGCACCGCAGCAGCCCAAATTCCTTGTTGAAG GTGAAGATTTGAAGAACTTAAAACTTCTGAACGTGTTTGAACCCTGTACGCTGCAGGTTGGCGACAGAAATTTCCTCACAATTGGCCCCGAAGATACATTTGTTAGTAAAAAACAGTGGCGAAAACATCaaa GTAAATTCTACAGGAATCTTCGTAAACAGAGCCGGCCAGTGAAAAAACCTTCAAAGACTGATGCAAATTCAACAGAACACATCCCTTCGAGACCTAAAAAGCGTGCCTCTTCACATCGCAAACTTAAGTCCACAGAT aatGAAATGGAAGTGGATGGTGGCGATGAGAAGCTGGAGTCGCTGGACGAAGCTCTGAAGGCGGACCTCAACTGCCCCAGCATTAAGATAGAGCCAAGCGCAGATGTCACCATGCCCGTCGGCAGCAGCCAGGAAGACACAGCCACCGAGGAGAAGAATGACTCTGGCATCAG tgGGCTAAGTAAATCCCACATTCGCAGTCCGGAGCCGAGCAAGGAGGACAGCCAGCTGTTGAATGGGGACAGTAAAGTGGGTGACTCCTGCCTTAACGACGACGACTCTGATAACTGGGAGAATACCAGCAGTGATGGCAGCGATACTGATAG cGGTGCAACGTGGTCATCACGCTGCTCATCCGCGGCGTCGCAGCGTGGTAAACGGTCTCCGCAGCTGGCGGTGCGGCTGTTGCGTGGCAAACGACTGAAGAGAACTGCTCGCCGCGCACCTCCCGCACCACCACCGCGTCTAGGTGACCGCGTTGTTGTAGAGACTCTGCACACCACCAGTCGCGCTAATGTCGTATGGCAG gaTGGTACAATAGAAATGGGCATACCATCAACCCAACTCTATCCTATTCACCATTTGGACGGTCAGGAATGTTTCCCGGGTGATTTTGTTGTCAGCGGCGCGGCTAATGTTGAAGAAAATCAACAA TTAAAACACAGAGAGTACGGCGTGGTGCAGCGCGTGGACCATCACGGGCGTACGGCAATTGTGCACTGGTACCGCACCTACACCAGTGCTGACGAGCCTGT ACCGCAAATGTTGAATGAAAGCGAGATGAGCGTGTATGATCTGAAAGACCACCCGGACTTCCAATATCGACCCGGCACTGTAGTCATCAGAGTCGCCAACTTTACTGGAGAAGACGCCAACTGTACTGCCGGACAG gttATCGACAACTTCCCATCGGGTCGCGTGAAGGTGTGGTGGGTTGACGGTCACACCAGCATGTGTTGGCCACAGGATCTCTATAAG GTCGGGGAATACGATTCTGAGGAGGGTGAGCTGTGGGGCTCTGATGCATCCGGCTCGGAGGACTCCTGGGAGACGCAGAGCTCAGCTCGCGATGAGCCGCGCACGCCCGACGCCGCCCCACAGCCGCCGCCCCCCACTCAGCCCCCACCACACGCCCCCCACGCCCCGCAGCTGCACATCCACGGCAGGAGGAAGATCAGTCTACCCG TGTTGGGCAACAGTCCTAGTGAAGAGACGACCCCTGAGTTGGGTAACAGTGGTACCGCGGTGGTGCTGAGCAGCAGCGGTGTGCCACGTCTGCTGGAGCCGCGTGTGGCGGCACACATTGAGCGCGGCCGTGTTGCCATGCGCCGTCTTGAGGAGATGTTTGCCAAACATCCCACCTTGCAGAGCCAGGAG atAATGAGAAAACTGTTGAATCTCTACAAAGACTGCCGCTTCCTCGATCGTCTGATGGGCACTTCGTTCTTCCATGAAGATCATTTTTTG GGTCTACTAGAGCGTGTACGTGAACGTGGTGCTAGTACTCCACGAGCTGGCGAACGTCGCGTGCACGAGCAGCTCGCACGTCTGTTCACGCCGAGCGAGACCAGCGAGACCGCCGAGACCGTGGAGACCAAGGAGACCGACGAGCAGGACTCCGCACTCGACGCTATGATCGTCGACGATGACAAGACCAAAGACCAGAAGCATACTATTATATCTGCTAATGTTACCCTCGAAGCAATGGac GTTGAAAGCAATTCTCTGAAAAAGCCATTGCATTTAAACATTGAGGCGATACAGTCAGGCTCCAGTGCTGTGGCCTCTGAAAATACATCCGCAGATAAtg TGGTTGGTGAGGCGGGGGTTGTgtcgggggcgggggcgggggcggagtGTGAGGCAGAAGGTGGGCCGCGCAATGTGTGCTACAAGTTGTGCTCTCTCATACACACACAGCTCGTAAAGGCGCACGCCGAGGTCAGCCG GAGAAGGCCGCAAGAATTGGCCGAATTCCTTAACAACttaatgaaaaattcaaaCGCGAGCGAAGAGAAGTTACCCTACCACTTTTCAGT tcAATATGGTGCGCTGGTGGTGAGCATGGCTGACCAGGAGGAGAAGGGCCAGGCCAAGGCTGTGCCAGCTGACGCTAAAGACAACACAaccgccactgctgcttcacccGATACCAAAA ATATGCTGGCAGCGGAGGCGGCGCCCCTGGCAACCGCGGAGGTGGAGGCGGAGGTGGCATGCGGGGTGGTGGAGGCGGAGGTGGATGCGGAGGGTGGTGAAGGTTTCTGCGTGCTGGAGAGTGCGCCCGCCGCGCACCGCTTCCGTCTGTCCATGCTGCAGCCATCAGAGCCGCGCTCCTTCTACTCCGCAGTCAAGCGGGAGATCAAACTGCTCAAGAGTGACCTGCCGCCTGGA GTGTGGGTGCGCGGGTTCGAGGACCGCATCGACCTGCTGTCTGTGATGATAGCGGGTCCGAGCCGCACGCCGTACGAGGGCGGGCTGTTCGTGTTCGACGTGCAGCTCGGCGGAGAGTACCCGCGCGCGCCGCCGCTCTGCCACTACCACTCCTACTGCAGCGACCGCCTCAACCCCAACCTCTACGAGGATGGCAAG GTATGTGTGTCGCTGCTGGGCACGTGGTCTGGTCGCGGAGTGGAGGTGTGGGGCAAGGACAGCTCGCTGCTGCAGGTCATCGTCTCGCTGCAGGGCCTCATCCTCAACGCGGAGCCCTACTTCAACGAGGCCGGCTACGAGAAGCAAAAAG GAACTCAGCAGGGCAAAGAAAATTCTCGGATGTACAACGAGATGGTGCTCCTGAAGCTGGTGCAGTCGATGACGCGCATGGTGGTGAGCCCGCCGGAGCCGTTCCGCGAGGAGGTGCTGCGGCACATGCGCGGCGCCGCCAGCGCCCTCTGCCAGCGCCTCGAGTCGCTGGTGCTGCTGTCCAGCGGTGCCAGCACCGAGCTGCCGCCGCCAGAGTACCCGCTGCTGCCCGCCTCGCGCGGCTTCTGCCTCACGCTGCGCTCCTCGCTGGACGCCTTCCGCGCCGCGCTGCGCCGCAACGACATCGACGTCCCTCCCTCCGTCTTATAG